One window from the genome of Gopherus evgoodei ecotype Sinaloan lineage chromosome 2, rGopEvg1_v1.p, whole genome shotgun sequence encodes:
- the SNAP47 gene encoding synaptosomal-associated protein 47 isoform X5, which yields MNADICIHAWPCSYYLDTEKRWVSGRLSLTPVAVRFTADKTRELLVSFHLSSISEIKKESSSLIFSSLTILEKTTKHWFSSLQPNRNVVFNILEHFWREQLLSCPGAGAQADSLQMTKGKELTGLLAASQKRMEDTTKVLHYQGEQFDNIMKGLNKIDSEMDVADRLLTELESPSWWPFRGKLWKGPLEAKPKEEATISGSKNQEGVIIKIPVIITHGTNSNVMPGKFTLLVSGLEISDSNSQVIHRFELKDVDDIKVHTPYEVSIRQRFIGKPDTSYRLLSARMPEAIPVLEMQFSKKIQFLEDALGFFGARKSPQADLGNSIWQAATGRIASVVQPGSSSGEGGGGQAQLQKQKQIVSESETQELKQHDHVPEGKMESCSY from the exons ATGAATGCAGACATATGTATCCATGCGTGGCCCTGTTCCTATTACTTAGACACTGAGAAACGATGGGTCTCTGGCAGACTCTCACTGACTCCTGTTGCGGTCAGGTTTACAGCTGACAAGACCAGAGAACTTCTGGTCAGCTTCCATCTTTCCAGCATCAGTGAGATCAAGAAGGAGTCCTCCAGTTTAATATTCAGCTCCCTCACAATTCTGGAGAAGACCACCAAGCACTGGTTCAGTTCCCTCCAGCCCAACAGAAACGTGGTCTTCAACATCCTCGAGCACTTCTGGAGAGAGCAGCTGCTGTCGTGCCCAGGGGCTGGCGCCCAGGCAGATTCTCTGCAAATGACGAAAGGGAAAGAACTGACTGGTTTACTGGCTGCGTCCCAGAAACGTATGGAGGATACAACAAAGGTGCTCCACTATCAGGGTGAACAGTTTGATAACATCATGAAAGGACTGAACAAGATTGACTCTGAAATGGATGTAGCAGACAG GTTGTTGACGGAACTTGAATcgccttcttggtggccattcCGTGGCAAACTCTGGAAAGGGCCATTGGAAGCAAAGCCGAAGGAAGAAGCCACGATTTCAGGGTCAAAGAACCAGGAAGGAGTAATAATCAAAATTCCAGTTATCATCACCCATGGAACGAATTCTAATGTCATGCCAGGAAAATTCACACTTCTGGTTTCTGGCCTGGAAATCAGTGACTCCAATTCTCAGGTCATTCACCGGTTCGAACTGAAAGACGTAGATGATATCAAAGTTCATACGCCATATGAGGTCAGCATCCGTCAGAGGTTTATTGGGAAGCCAGACACCTCTTACAGGCTGTTGTCAGCAAGGATGCCAGAAGCAATCCCAGTCTTGGAAATGCAGTTTAGCAAGAAAATACAGTTTTTGGAAGATGCATTGGGATTTTTCGGTGCAAGGAAATCTCCTCAGGCAGATCTGGGCAATTCCATTTGGCAAGCAG CCACTGGACGCATAGCAAGCGTGGTGCAACCTGGATCCTCATCGGGAGAAGGCGGAGGCGGGCAGGctcagctgcaaaagcaaaaacaaattgtgtctgAGTCAGAAACTCAGGAACTTAAACAG
- the SNAP47 gene encoding synaptosomal-associated protein 47 isoform X3: protein MNADICIHAWPCSYYLDTEKRWVSGRLSLTPVAVRFTADKTRELLVSFHLSSISEIKKESSSLIFSSLTILEKTTKHWFSSLQPNRNVVFNILEHFWREQLLSCPGAGAQADSLQMTKGKELTGLLAASQKRMEDTTKVLHYQGEQFDNIMKGLNKIDSEMDVADRLLTELESPSWWPFRGKLWKGPLEAKPKEEATISGSKNQEGVIIKIPVIITHGTNSNVMPGKFTLLVSGLEISDSNSQVIHRFELKDVDDIKVHTPYEVSIRQRFIGKPDTSYRLLSARMPEAIPVLEMQFSKKIQFLEDALGFFGARKSPQADLGNSIWQAATGRIASVVQPGSSSGEGGGGQAQLQKQKQIVSESETQELKQAELPRLQKKCGLRKGTSGLSPTLIMHPHHFANR from the exons ATGAATGCAGACATATGTATCCATGCGTGGCCCTGTTCCTATTACTTAGACACTGAGAAACGATGGGTCTCTGGCAGACTCTCACTGACTCCTGTTGCGGTCAGGTTTACAGCTGACAAGACCAGAGAACTTCTGGTCAGCTTCCATCTTTCCAGCATCAGTGAGATCAAGAAGGAGTCCTCCAGTTTAATATTCAGCTCCCTCACAATTCTGGAGAAGACCACCAAGCACTGGTTCAGTTCCCTCCAGCCCAACAGAAACGTGGTCTTCAACATCCTCGAGCACTTCTGGAGAGAGCAGCTGCTGTCGTGCCCAGGGGCTGGCGCCCAGGCAGATTCTCTGCAAATGACGAAAGGGAAAGAACTGACTGGTTTACTGGCTGCGTCCCAGAAACGTATGGAGGATACAACAAAGGTGCTCCACTATCAGGGTGAACAGTTTGATAACATCATGAAAGGACTGAACAAGATTGACTCTGAAATGGATGTAGCAGACAG GTTGTTGACGGAACTTGAATcgccttcttggtggccattcCGTGGCAAACTCTGGAAAGGGCCATTGGAAGCAAAGCCGAAGGAAGAAGCCACGATTTCAGGGTCAAAGAACCAGGAAGGAGTAATAATCAAAATTCCAGTTATCATCACCCATGGAACGAATTCTAATGTCATGCCAGGAAAATTCACACTTCTGGTTTCTGGCCTGGAAATCAGTGACTCCAATTCTCAGGTCATTCACCGGTTCGAACTGAAAGACGTAGATGATATCAAAGTTCATACGCCATATGAGGTCAGCATCCGTCAGAGGTTTATTGGGAAGCCAGACACCTCTTACAGGCTGTTGTCAGCAAGGATGCCAGAAGCAATCCCAGTCTTGGAAATGCAGTTTAGCAAGAAAATACAGTTTTTGGAAGATGCATTGGGATTTTTCGGTGCAAGGAAATCTCCTCAGGCAGATCTGGGCAATTCCATTTGGCAAGCAG CCACTGGACGCATAGCAAGCGTGGTGCAACCTGGATCCTCATCGGGAGAAGGCGGAGGCGGGCAGGctcagctgcaaaagcaaaaacaaattgtgtctgAGTCAGAAACTCAGGAACTTAAACAG
- the SNAP47 gene encoding synaptosomal-associated protein 47 isoform X4 gives MNADICIHAWPCSYYLDTEKRWVSGRLSLTPVAVRFTADKTRELLVSFHLSSISEIKKESSSLIFSSLTILEKTTKHWFSSLQPNRNVVFNILEHFWREQLLSCPGAGAQADSLQMTKGKELTGLLAASQKRMEDTTKVLHYQGEQFDNIMKGLNKIDSEMDVADRLLTELESPSWWPFRGKLWKGPLEAKPKEEATISGSKNQEGVIIKIPVIITHGTNSNVMPGKFTLLVSGLEISDSNSQVIHRFELKDVDDIKVHTPYEVSIRQRFIGKPDTSYRLLSARMPEAIPVLEMQFSKKIQFLEDALGFFGARKSPQADLGNSIWQAATGRIASVVQPGSSSGEGGGGQAQLQKQKQIVSESETQELKQITLPDWTTSPMVDHSLPS, from the exons ATGAATGCAGACATATGTATCCATGCGTGGCCCTGTTCCTATTACTTAGACACTGAGAAACGATGGGTCTCTGGCAGACTCTCACTGACTCCTGTTGCGGTCAGGTTTACAGCTGACAAGACCAGAGAACTTCTGGTCAGCTTCCATCTTTCCAGCATCAGTGAGATCAAGAAGGAGTCCTCCAGTTTAATATTCAGCTCCCTCACAATTCTGGAGAAGACCACCAAGCACTGGTTCAGTTCCCTCCAGCCCAACAGAAACGTGGTCTTCAACATCCTCGAGCACTTCTGGAGAGAGCAGCTGCTGTCGTGCCCAGGGGCTGGCGCCCAGGCAGATTCTCTGCAAATGACGAAAGGGAAAGAACTGACTGGTTTACTGGCTGCGTCCCAGAAACGTATGGAGGATACAACAAAGGTGCTCCACTATCAGGGTGAACAGTTTGATAACATCATGAAAGGACTGAACAAGATTGACTCTGAAATGGATGTAGCAGACAG GTTGTTGACGGAACTTGAATcgccttcttggtggccattcCGTGGCAAACTCTGGAAAGGGCCATTGGAAGCAAAGCCGAAGGAAGAAGCCACGATTTCAGGGTCAAAGAACCAGGAAGGAGTAATAATCAAAATTCCAGTTATCATCACCCATGGAACGAATTCTAATGTCATGCCAGGAAAATTCACACTTCTGGTTTCTGGCCTGGAAATCAGTGACTCCAATTCTCAGGTCATTCACCGGTTCGAACTGAAAGACGTAGATGATATCAAAGTTCATACGCCATATGAGGTCAGCATCCGTCAGAGGTTTATTGGGAAGCCAGACACCTCTTACAGGCTGTTGTCAGCAAGGATGCCAGAAGCAATCCCAGTCTTGGAAATGCAGTTTAGCAAGAAAATACAGTTTTTGGAAGATGCATTGGGATTTTTCGGTGCAAGGAAATCTCCTCAGGCAGATCTGGGCAATTCCATTTGGCAAGCAG CCACTGGACGCATAGCAAGCGTGGTGCAACCTGGATCCTCATCGGGAGAAGGCGGAGGCGGGCAGGctcagctgcaaaagcaaaaacaaattgtgtctgAGTCAGAAACTCAGGAACTTAAACAG
- the SNAP47 gene encoding synaptosomal-associated protein 47 isoform X2 — MNADICIHAWPCSYYLDTEKRWVSGRLSLTPVAVRFTADKTRELLVSFHLSSISEIKKESSSLIFSSLTILEKTTKHWFSSLQPNRNVVFNILEHFWREQLLSCPGAGAQADSLQMTKGKELTGLLAASQKRMEDTTKVLHYQGEQFDNIMKGLNKIDSEMDVADRLLTELESPSWWPFRGKLWKGPLEAKPKEEATISGSKNQEGVIIKIPVIITHGTNSNVMPGKFTLLVSGLEISDSNSQVIHRFELKDVDDIKVHTPYEVSIRQRFIGKPDTSYRLLSARMPEAIPVLEMQFSKKIQFLEDALGFFGARKSPQADLGNSIWQAATGRIASVVQPGSSSGEGGGGQAQLQKQKQIVSESETQELKQILKKLKSLALETDTELERQDEVLDVITTSVDRATLNIDKQNRRMKKLT, encoded by the exons ATGAATGCAGACATATGTATCCATGCGTGGCCCTGTTCCTATTACTTAGACACTGAGAAACGATGGGTCTCTGGCAGACTCTCACTGACTCCTGTTGCGGTCAGGTTTACAGCTGACAAGACCAGAGAACTTCTGGTCAGCTTCCATCTTTCCAGCATCAGTGAGATCAAGAAGGAGTCCTCCAGTTTAATATTCAGCTCCCTCACAATTCTGGAGAAGACCACCAAGCACTGGTTCAGTTCCCTCCAGCCCAACAGAAACGTGGTCTTCAACATCCTCGAGCACTTCTGGAGAGAGCAGCTGCTGTCGTGCCCAGGGGCTGGCGCCCAGGCAGATTCTCTGCAAATGACGAAAGGGAAAGAACTGACTGGTTTACTGGCTGCGTCCCAGAAACGTATGGAGGATACAACAAAGGTGCTCCACTATCAGGGTGAACAGTTTGATAACATCATGAAAGGACTGAACAAGATTGACTCTGAAATGGATGTAGCAGACAG GTTGTTGACGGAACTTGAATcgccttcttggtggccattcCGTGGCAAACTCTGGAAAGGGCCATTGGAAGCAAAGCCGAAGGAAGAAGCCACGATTTCAGGGTCAAAGAACCAGGAAGGAGTAATAATCAAAATTCCAGTTATCATCACCCATGGAACGAATTCTAATGTCATGCCAGGAAAATTCACACTTCTGGTTTCTGGCCTGGAAATCAGTGACTCCAATTCTCAGGTCATTCACCGGTTCGAACTGAAAGACGTAGATGATATCAAAGTTCATACGCCATATGAGGTCAGCATCCGTCAGAGGTTTATTGGGAAGCCAGACACCTCTTACAGGCTGTTGTCAGCAAGGATGCCAGAAGCAATCCCAGTCTTGGAAATGCAGTTTAGCAAGAAAATACAGTTTTTGGAAGATGCATTGGGATTTTTCGGTGCAAGGAAATCTCCTCAGGCAGATCTGGGCAATTCCATTTGGCAAGCAG CCACTGGACGCATAGCAAGCGTGGTGCAACCTGGATCCTCATCGGGAGAAGGCGGAGGCGGGCAGGctcagctgcaaaagcaaaaacaaattgtgtctgAGTCAGAAACTCAGGAACTTAAACAG ATCCTGAAGAAACTTAAGAGCCTCGCCTTAGAAACAGACACAGAACTGGAGAGACAGGACGAAGTTCTTGATGTCATCACCACCTCTGTAGACCGGGCGACTTTGAATATTGACAAGCAGAACCGGAGAATGAAGAAGCTAACGTAG
- the SNAP47 gene encoding synaptosomal-associated protein 47 isoform X11: protein MNADICIHAWPCSYYLDTEKRWVSGRLSLTPVAVRFTADKTRELLVSFHLSSISEIKKESSSLIFSSLTILEKTTKHWFSSLQPNRNVVFNILEHFWREQLLSCPGAGAQADSLQMTKGKELTGLLAASQKRMEDTTKVLHYQGEQFDNIMKGLNKIDSEMDVADRLLTELESPSWWPFRGKLWKGPLEAKPKEEATISGSKNQEGVIIKIPVIITHGTNSNVMPGKFTLLVSGLEISDSNSQVIHRFELKDVDDIKVHTPYEVSIRQRFIGKPDTSYRLLSARMPEAIPVLEMQFSKKIQFLEDALGFFGARKSPQADLGNSIWQAATGRIASVVQPGSSSGEGGGGQAQLQKQKQIVSESETQELKQIK, encoded by the exons ATGAATGCAGACATATGTATCCATGCGTGGCCCTGTTCCTATTACTTAGACACTGAGAAACGATGGGTCTCTGGCAGACTCTCACTGACTCCTGTTGCGGTCAGGTTTACAGCTGACAAGACCAGAGAACTTCTGGTCAGCTTCCATCTTTCCAGCATCAGTGAGATCAAGAAGGAGTCCTCCAGTTTAATATTCAGCTCCCTCACAATTCTGGAGAAGACCACCAAGCACTGGTTCAGTTCCCTCCAGCCCAACAGAAACGTGGTCTTCAACATCCTCGAGCACTTCTGGAGAGAGCAGCTGCTGTCGTGCCCAGGGGCTGGCGCCCAGGCAGATTCTCTGCAAATGACGAAAGGGAAAGAACTGACTGGTTTACTGGCTGCGTCCCAGAAACGTATGGAGGATACAACAAAGGTGCTCCACTATCAGGGTGAACAGTTTGATAACATCATGAAAGGACTGAACAAGATTGACTCTGAAATGGATGTAGCAGACAG GTTGTTGACGGAACTTGAATcgccttcttggtggccattcCGTGGCAAACTCTGGAAAGGGCCATTGGAAGCAAAGCCGAAGGAAGAAGCCACGATTTCAGGGTCAAAGAACCAGGAAGGAGTAATAATCAAAATTCCAGTTATCATCACCCATGGAACGAATTCTAATGTCATGCCAGGAAAATTCACACTTCTGGTTTCTGGCCTGGAAATCAGTGACTCCAATTCTCAGGTCATTCACCGGTTCGAACTGAAAGACGTAGATGATATCAAAGTTCATACGCCATATGAGGTCAGCATCCGTCAGAGGTTTATTGGGAAGCCAGACACCTCTTACAGGCTGTTGTCAGCAAGGATGCCAGAAGCAATCCCAGTCTTGGAAATGCAGTTTAGCAAGAAAATACAGTTTTTGGAAGATGCATTGGGATTTTTCGGTGCAAGGAAATCTCCTCAGGCAGATCTGGGCAATTCCATTTGGCAAGCAG CCACTGGACGCATAGCAAGCGTGGTGCAACCTGGATCCTCATCGGGAGAAGGCGGAGGCGGGCAGGctcagctgcaaaagcaaaaacaaattgtgtctgAGTCAGAAACTCAGGAACTTAAACAG
- the SNAP47 gene encoding synaptosomal-associated protein 47 isoform X7 codes for MNADICIHAWPCSYYLDTEKRWVSGRLSLTPVAVRFTADKTRELLVSFHLSSISEIKKESSSLIFSSLTILEKTTKHWFSSLQPNRNVVFNILEHFWREQLLSCPGAGAQADSLQMTKGKELTGLLAASQKRMEDTTKVLHYQGEQFDNIMKGLNKIDSEMDVADRLLTELESPSWWPFRGKLWKGPLEAKPKEEATISGSKNQEGVIIKIPVIITHGTNSNVMPGKFTLLVSGLEISDSNSQVIHRFELKDVDDIKVHTPYEVSIRQRFIGKPDTSYRLLSARMPEAIPVLEMQFSKKIQFLEDALGFFGARKSPQADLGNSIWQAATGRIASVVQPGSSSGEGGGGQAQLQKQKQIVSESETQELKQTGFI; via the exons ATGAATGCAGACATATGTATCCATGCGTGGCCCTGTTCCTATTACTTAGACACTGAGAAACGATGGGTCTCTGGCAGACTCTCACTGACTCCTGTTGCGGTCAGGTTTACAGCTGACAAGACCAGAGAACTTCTGGTCAGCTTCCATCTTTCCAGCATCAGTGAGATCAAGAAGGAGTCCTCCAGTTTAATATTCAGCTCCCTCACAATTCTGGAGAAGACCACCAAGCACTGGTTCAGTTCCCTCCAGCCCAACAGAAACGTGGTCTTCAACATCCTCGAGCACTTCTGGAGAGAGCAGCTGCTGTCGTGCCCAGGGGCTGGCGCCCAGGCAGATTCTCTGCAAATGACGAAAGGGAAAGAACTGACTGGTTTACTGGCTGCGTCCCAGAAACGTATGGAGGATACAACAAAGGTGCTCCACTATCAGGGTGAACAGTTTGATAACATCATGAAAGGACTGAACAAGATTGACTCTGAAATGGATGTAGCAGACAG GTTGTTGACGGAACTTGAATcgccttcttggtggccattcCGTGGCAAACTCTGGAAAGGGCCATTGGAAGCAAAGCCGAAGGAAGAAGCCACGATTTCAGGGTCAAAGAACCAGGAAGGAGTAATAATCAAAATTCCAGTTATCATCACCCATGGAACGAATTCTAATGTCATGCCAGGAAAATTCACACTTCTGGTTTCTGGCCTGGAAATCAGTGACTCCAATTCTCAGGTCATTCACCGGTTCGAACTGAAAGACGTAGATGATATCAAAGTTCATACGCCATATGAGGTCAGCATCCGTCAGAGGTTTATTGGGAAGCCAGACACCTCTTACAGGCTGTTGTCAGCAAGGATGCCAGAAGCAATCCCAGTCTTGGAAATGCAGTTTAGCAAGAAAATACAGTTTTTGGAAGATGCATTGGGATTTTTCGGTGCAAGGAAATCTCCTCAGGCAGATCTGGGCAATTCCATTTGGCAAGCAG CCACTGGACGCATAGCAAGCGTGGTGCAACCTGGATCCTCATCGGGAGAAGGCGGAGGCGGGCAGGctcagctgcaaaagcaaaaacaaattgtgtctgAGTCAGAAACTCAGGAACTTAAACAG
- the SNAP47 gene encoding synaptosomal-associated protein 47 isoform X8: MNADICIHAWPCSYYLDTEKRWVSGRLSLTPVAVRFTADKTRELLVSFHLSSISEIKKESSSLIFSSLTILEKTTKHWFSSLQPNRNVVFNILEHFWREQLLSCPGAGAQADSLQMTKGKELTGLLAASQKRMEDTTKVLHYQGEQFDNIMKGLNKIDSEMDVADRLLTELESPSWWPFRGKLWKGPLEAKPKEEATISGSKNQEGVIIKIPVIITHGTNSNVMPGKFTLLVSGLEISDSNSQVIHRFELKDVDDIKVHTPYEVSIRQRFIGKPDTSYRLLSARMPEAIPVLEMQFSKKIQFLEDALGFFGARKSPQADLGNSIWQAATGRIASVVQPGSSSGEGGGGQAQLQKQKQIVSESETQELKQMTS, encoded by the exons ATGAATGCAGACATATGTATCCATGCGTGGCCCTGTTCCTATTACTTAGACACTGAGAAACGATGGGTCTCTGGCAGACTCTCACTGACTCCTGTTGCGGTCAGGTTTACAGCTGACAAGACCAGAGAACTTCTGGTCAGCTTCCATCTTTCCAGCATCAGTGAGATCAAGAAGGAGTCCTCCAGTTTAATATTCAGCTCCCTCACAATTCTGGAGAAGACCACCAAGCACTGGTTCAGTTCCCTCCAGCCCAACAGAAACGTGGTCTTCAACATCCTCGAGCACTTCTGGAGAGAGCAGCTGCTGTCGTGCCCAGGGGCTGGCGCCCAGGCAGATTCTCTGCAAATGACGAAAGGGAAAGAACTGACTGGTTTACTGGCTGCGTCCCAGAAACGTATGGAGGATACAACAAAGGTGCTCCACTATCAGGGTGAACAGTTTGATAACATCATGAAAGGACTGAACAAGATTGACTCTGAAATGGATGTAGCAGACAG GTTGTTGACGGAACTTGAATcgccttcttggtggccattcCGTGGCAAACTCTGGAAAGGGCCATTGGAAGCAAAGCCGAAGGAAGAAGCCACGATTTCAGGGTCAAAGAACCAGGAAGGAGTAATAATCAAAATTCCAGTTATCATCACCCATGGAACGAATTCTAATGTCATGCCAGGAAAATTCACACTTCTGGTTTCTGGCCTGGAAATCAGTGACTCCAATTCTCAGGTCATTCACCGGTTCGAACTGAAAGACGTAGATGATATCAAAGTTCATACGCCATATGAGGTCAGCATCCGTCAGAGGTTTATTGGGAAGCCAGACACCTCTTACAGGCTGTTGTCAGCAAGGATGCCAGAAGCAATCCCAGTCTTGGAAATGCAGTTTAGCAAGAAAATACAGTTTTTGGAAGATGCATTGGGATTTTTCGGTGCAAGGAAATCTCCTCAGGCAGATCTGGGCAATTCCATTTGGCAAGCAG CCACTGGACGCATAGCAAGCGTGGTGCAACCTGGATCCTCATCGGGAGAAGGCGGAGGCGGGCAGGctcagctgcaaaagcaaaaacaaattgtgtctgAGTCAGAAACTCAGGAACTTAAACAG
- the SNAP47 gene encoding synaptosomal-associated protein 47 isoform X10: MNADICIHAWPCSYYLDTEKRWVSGRLSLTPVAVRFTADKTRELLVSFHLSSISEIKKESSSLIFSSLTILEKTTKHWFSSLQPNRNVVFNILEHFWREQLLSCPGAGAQADSLQMTKGKELTGLLAASQKRMEDTTKVLHYQGEQFDNIMKGLNKIDSEMDVADRLLTELESPSWWPFRGKLWKGPLEAKPKEEATISGSKNQEGVIIKIPVIITHGTNSNVMPGKFTLLVSGLEISDSNSQVIHRFELKDVDDIKVHTPYEVSIRQRFIGKPDTSYRLLSARMPEAIPVLEMQFSKKIQFLEDALGFFGARKSPQADLGNSIWQAATGRIASVVQPGSSSGEGGGGQAQLQKQKQIVSESETQELKQMV, translated from the exons ATGAATGCAGACATATGTATCCATGCGTGGCCCTGTTCCTATTACTTAGACACTGAGAAACGATGGGTCTCTGGCAGACTCTCACTGACTCCTGTTGCGGTCAGGTTTACAGCTGACAAGACCAGAGAACTTCTGGTCAGCTTCCATCTTTCCAGCATCAGTGAGATCAAGAAGGAGTCCTCCAGTTTAATATTCAGCTCCCTCACAATTCTGGAGAAGACCACCAAGCACTGGTTCAGTTCCCTCCAGCCCAACAGAAACGTGGTCTTCAACATCCTCGAGCACTTCTGGAGAGAGCAGCTGCTGTCGTGCCCAGGGGCTGGCGCCCAGGCAGATTCTCTGCAAATGACGAAAGGGAAAGAACTGACTGGTTTACTGGCTGCGTCCCAGAAACGTATGGAGGATACAACAAAGGTGCTCCACTATCAGGGTGAACAGTTTGATAACATCATGAAAGGACTGAACAAGATTGACTCTGAAATGGATGTAGCAGACAG GTTGTTGACGGAACTTGAATcgccttcttggtggccattcCGTGGCAAACTCTGGAAAGGGCCATTGGAAGCAAAGCCGAAGGAAGAAGCCACGATTTCAGGGTCAAAGAACCAGGAAGGAGTAATAATCAAAATTCCAGTTATCATCACCCATGGAACGAATTCTAATGTCATGCCAGGAAAATTCACACTTCTGGTTTCTGGCCTGGAAATCAGTGACTCCAATTCTCAGGTCATTCACCGGTTCGAACTGAAAGACGTAGATGATATCAAAGTTCATACGCCATATGAGGTCAGCATCCGTCAGAGGTTTATTGGGAAGCCAGACACCTCTTACAGGCTGTTGTCAGCAAGGATGCCAGAAGCAATCCCAGTCTTGGAAATGCAGTTTAGCAAGAAAATACAGTTTTTGGAAGATGCATTGGGATTTTTCGGTGCAAGGAAATCTCCTCAGGCAGATCTGGGCAATTCCATTTGGCAAGCAG CCACTGGACGCATAGCAAGCGTGGTGCAACCTGGATCCTCATCGGGAGAAGGCGGAGGCGGGCAGGctcagctgcaaaagcaaaaacaaattgtgtctgAGTCAGAAACTCAGGAACTTAAACAG ATGGTGtga
- the SNAP47 gene encoding synaptosomal-associated protein 47 isoform X6 codes for MNADICIHAWPCSYYLDTEKRWVSGRLSLTPVAVRFTADKTRELLVSFHLSSISEIKKESSSLIFSSLTILEKTTKHWFSSLQPNRNVVFNILEHFWREQLLSCPGAGAQADSLQMTKGKELTGLLAASQKRMEDTTKVLHYQGEQFDNIMKGLNKIDSEMDVADRLLTELESPSWWPFRGKLWKGPLEAKPKEEATISGSKNQEGVIIKIPVIITHGTNSNVMPGKFTLLVSGLEISDSNSQVIHRFELKDVDDIKVHTPYEVSIRQRFIGKPDTSYRLLSARMPEAIPVLEMQFSKKIQFLEDALGFFGARKSPQADLGNSIWQAATGRIASVVQPGSSSGEGGGGQAQLQKQKQIVSESETQELKQLLFTSEDN; via the exons ATGAATGCAGACATATGTATCCATGCGTGGCCCTGTTCCTATTACTTAGACACTGAGAAACGATGGGTCTCTGGCAGACTCTCACTGACTCCTGTTGCGGTCAGGTTTACAGCTGACAAGACCAGAGAACTTCTGGTCAGCTTCCATCTTTCCAGCATCAGTGAGATCAAGAAGGAGTCCTCCAGTTTAATATTCAGCTCCCTCACAATTCTGGAGAAGACCACCAAGCACTGGTTCAGTTCCCTCCAGCCCAACAGAAACGTGGTCTTCAACATCCTCGAGCACTTCTGGAGAGAGCAGCTGCTGTCGTGCCCAGGGGCTGGCGCCCAGGCAGATTCTCTGCAAATGACGAAAGGGAAAGAACTGACTGGTTTACTGGCTGCGTCCCAGAAACGTATGGAGGATACAACAAAGGTGCTCCACTATCAGGGTGAACAGTTTGATAACATCATGAAAGGACTGAACAAGATTGACTCTGAAATGGATGTAGCAGACAG GTTGTTGACGGAACTTGAATcgccttcttggtggccattcCGTGGCAAACTCTGGAAAGGGCCATTGGAAGCAAAGCCGAAGGAAGAAGCCACGATTTCAGGGTCAAAGAACCAGGAAGGAGTAATAATCAAAATTCCAGTTATCATCACCCATGGAACGAATTCTAATGTCATGCCAGGAAAATTCACACTTCTGGTTTCTGGCCTGGAAATCAGTGACTCCAATTCTCAGGTCATTCACCGGTTCGAACTGAAAGACGTAGATGATATCAAAGTTCATACGCCATATGAGGTCAGCATCCGTCAGAGGTTTATTGGGAAGCCAGACACCTCTTACAGGCTGTTGTCAGCAAGGATGCCAGAAGCAATCCCAGTCTTGGAAATGCAGTTTAGCAAGAAAATACAGTTTTTGGAAGATGCATTGGGATTTTTCGGTGCAAGGAAATCTCCTCAGGCAGATCTGGGCAATTCCATTTGGCAAGCAG CCACTGGACGCATAGCAAGCGTGGTGCAACCTGGATCCTCATCGGGAGAAGGCGGAGGCGGGCAGGctcagctgcaaaagcaaaaacaaattgtgtctgAGTCAGAAACTCAGGAACTTAAACAG TTGCTCTTCACATCTGAAGATAACTGA